From a single Candidatus Omnitrophota bacterium genomic region:
- the aroE gene encoding shikimate dehydrogenase — protein sequence MAKDSTRLYGVIGYPIQHSLSPAIHNAAFAAVGMDALYTKWEVAPGRLGRTLKRLHHEGVQGLNITLPHKVAALKAALRVSARARAVGAANTLKRTPKGWEADNTDGFGFLRALLESSSWRPKSGKALLLGAGGAGRAVSSALLDAGCENLVIADWSRGRASALVRRLRARKKTARIVSVAIEPGALMEALDPRGLLVNATPMGLKAGDPLPFPAKGLGRGNTVFDLVYNPVRTPLIQAAGRAKAKAVTGEGMLLYQAVEAWESWTGLKAPVSVMRKALMQAL from the coding sequence ATGGCCAAGGACTCTACCCGCCTTTATGGAGTGATCGGGTATCCGATCCAACACAGCCTGTCTCCCGCGATTCACAATGCGGCCTTTGCCGCAGTGGGGATGGATGCTCTTTATACCAAATGGGAAGTGGCGCCGGGCCGGCTTGGCCGCACACTCAAGCGCCTTCACCACGAAGGCGTGCAGGGTCTGAACATTACTTTGCCGCACAAGGTGGCGGCCTTGAAGGCGGCTTTGCGGGTGAGCGCGCGCGCCCGGGCAGTGGGCGCGGCCAATACACTCAAGCGAACCCCCAAGGGCTGGGAAGCGGACAATACCGACGGCTTCGGATTCCTCAGAGCACTTTTGGAATCCAGCTCCTGGCGGCCCAAAAGCGGGAAGGCTCTTCTGCTGGGAGCAGGCGGGGCCGGTCGTGCGGTGTCTTCGGCCCTGCTCGATGCCGGATGTGAGAACTTGGTGATTGCCGATTGGTCCAGAGGCCGGGCCTCGGCTTTGGTGCGGCGGCTGCGTGCACGCAAGAAGACGGCAAGAATTGTCTCTGTGGCCATTGAGCCTGGGGCCCTGATGGAGGCCTTGGATCCTCGGGGCCTGCTGGTGAATGCGACTCCCATGGGACTTAAAGCAGGGGACCCCTTACCCTTTCCTGCCAAGGGGCTGGGACGCGGGAACACGGTCTTTGATTTGGTGTACAACCCGGTACGCACCCCGCTCATTCAGGCTGCCGGGCGGGCCAAGGCAAAAGCCGTGACAGGAGAAGGCATGCTTCTGTATCAGGCTGTGGAGGCTTGGGAATCTTGGACCGGGCTCAAGGCGCCGGTGAGTGTGATGCGAAAGGCCTTGATGCAGGCCCTATAG
- a CDS encoding 2-isopropylmalate synthase, with protein sequence MSPGKRRVKIFDTTLRDGEQCPGASLETKQKLEVAQQLARLGVDVIEAGFPIASPGDFEAVKEVASKVKGPVICGLARAIKGDIDAAYESLKPAKQPRIHVFLATSKIHMQYKLKKAEEEILRQSVRMVKYTRGLVEDVEFSPEDASRTEPDFLYKVIESVIDAGASTINIPDTVGYALPEQFGELIAGIFNNVPNINKAIISVHCHNDLGLAVANSLAAIRNGALQVECTVNGIGERAGNASMEEIVMALRTRSDVYKNVTTGIHTKEIYKASRLVSQLTGMVVQANKAIVGANAFSHESGIHQDGVLKERITYEIMHPRDIGLSESRLVLGKHSGRHAFSKRIQALGMQLDPKALEQAFERFKKLADKKKEVYDEDLVAIVEDEINEIPETWQLDYIHVSSGNHTIPTATVRLKRDGEMFQDASSGDGPVDACYRTVDRITGFKGELIDYSIRAVTEGKDALGEVSIKVKLRGQIVTGRAASTDIVEASVRAYLNAVNKAVHLVPAKRAAKESLTQP encoded by the coding sequence ATGAGTCCGGGAAAGCGGCGAGTCAAGATCTTTGATACCACATTAAGAGATGGTGAGCAGTGTCCGGGAGCCAGCTTGGAAACCAAGCAAAAGCTAGAAGTGGCCCAGCAGCTTGCCCGTCTCGGTGTGGACGTGATCGAGGCCGGCTTCCCGATTGCCTCTCCCGGCGATTTCGAAGCCGTCAAGGAGGTGGCCTCCAAGGTTAAAGGCCCGGTTATTTGTGGTTTGGCGCGCGCTATCAAAGGAGATATTGACGCAGCCTATGAATCCCTGAAGCCGGCCAAGCAACCGCGTATCCATGTGTTTCTGGCCACATCCAAGATCCACATGCAGTACAAATTGAAGAAGGCCGAAGAGGAAATCCTGCGCCAGTCCGTACGCATGGTCAAATACACGCGCGGCCTGGTTGAGGATGTTGAGTTTTCGCCGGAAGACGCATCGCGCACGGAGCCGGACTTCCTCTATAAGGTAATCGAATCCGTGATCGATGCAGGGGCGAGCACGATCAACATTCCGGATACGGTGGGCTATGCGCTGCCTGAACAGTTCGGTGAATTGATCGCAGGCATTTTCAACAACGTCCCCAATATCAATAAGGCGATCATCAGCGTGCATTGTCACAATGACCTGGGTTTGGCAGTGGCCAATTCCCTGGCTGCGATCCGGAATGGCGCGCTTCAGGTCGAGTGCACGGTCAACGGGATCGGAGAGCGGGCCGGTAACGCATCCATGGAAGAAATCGTCATGGCCCTGCGGACGCGAAGCGATGTTTACAAGAATGTGACCACAGGGATCCATACCAAAGAGATCTACAAAGCCAGCCGTTTGGTCAGCCAGCTCACCGGGATGGTGGTGCAGGCCAACAAGGCGATCGTGGGTGCGAATGCCTTTAGCCATGAGTCCGGGATCCATCAGGATGGAGTGCTCAAGGAGCGCATTACCTACGAGATCATGCATCCCCGCGATATCGGGCTGAGTGAATCCCGTTTGGTTTTGGGCAAACACTCGGGCCGGCACGCGTTTTCAAAGCGTATCCAGGCTCTGGGCATGCAATTGGACCCCAAGGCGCTGGAACAGGCCTTTGAGCGCTTCAAGAAACTGGCGGACAAAAAGAAGGAAGTCTATGACGAAGACCTGGTGGCTATCGTAGAGGACGAGATCAATGAGATTCCCGAAACTTGGCAGCTGGATTATATCCATGTGAGTTCCGGGAACCATACGATCCCCACGGCCACGGTCCGTTTGAAGAGGGACGGGGAAATGTTCCAGGATGCCTCTTCGGGAGACGGGCCCGTGGATGCTTGCTACCGGACAGTGGATCGCATTACCGGTTTTAAAGGAGAGCTGATCGATTATTCCATTCGCGCGGTCACTGAGGGCAAGGATGCCCTGGGTGAGGTCTCGATCAAAGTGAAGTTGCGCGGTCAGATTGTCACGGGTCGGGCAGCCAGCACAGATATTGTCGAAGCGAGTGTGAGGGCCTATCTCAATGCCGTTAACAAAGCGGTTCATTTGGTGCCGGCTAAGCGGGCTGCCAAAGAATCGCTCACACAACCGTAG